GACCCGTTCCCCCTGCAGGCCCCCTGCACGGACGGCCCGCACGTCGCAACCATCGCGAGCCACGCGAGCGTGAGACCCGGGGACGGCAGTGCGCTGCCACCCCGTACACACCCGCACACAGCGACACAGGAGCACGACATGGCTCAGGGTTCGGTCAAGTGGTTCAACGCCGAGAAGGGCTACGGCTTCATCACCGTCGACGGCGGCGGCCCGGACGTCTTCGTCCACTGGTCCGCCATCCAGATGGACGGCTACCGCTCCCTCGAGGAGGGCCAGCAGGTCGAGTTCGAGGTGGGCCAGGGCCAGAAGGGCCCCCAGGCCGAGGCCGTCCGCCCCGCTTCCGCCTGACCGAGCCACCGCAGCCGCGGGCCGCGACGACGCCGTCGCGCGACCGCACCTCCTGCTCCGCCCCGCACGGGGCCCGACGCCGTCGCCCCGCCCGGGGCGGCGGCGTCGTCGCGTCCCGGGGGAGCCGAGCGGCCCGCCGCGGGGCGGTAGAGGGGCGGAGGGGGTTTGCACTCGGGCGCGCGAGTGCTCATCATGGGCGCTGGCACTCTCGTGCGAGAGTGACAACGGACCTCGGTCCGACCGGTGAGGGACGCGAGCACGGCGGGACGTGACCGCCGCGTCGCGGCCCGTCCGTCGCGGGCGCCGGCCGACCGCACCACCCGCCACCCGGGAGGAACCCCCAGCATGGCCAAGATCATCTCGTTCGACGAGGAGGCCCGTCGCGGCCTCGAGCGCGGCATGAACCAGCTCGCCGACGCCGTCAAGGTCACCCTCGGCCCCAAGGGCCGCAACGTGGTGCTCGAGAAGAAGTGGGGCGCCCCCACGATCACGAACGACGGCGTCTCCATCGCCAAGGAGATCGAGCTCGAGGACCCGTACGAGAAGATCGGGGCCGAGCTCGTCAAGGAGGTCGCCAAGAAGACGGACGACGTCGCGGGCGACGGCACCACGACCGCCACCGTCCTGGCCCAGGCCATGGTCCGCGAGGGCCTGCGCAACGTCGCGGCCGGCGCCAACCCGATGGCCCTCAAGCGCGGCATCGAGCAGGCCGTCGAGGCCGTCTCCGCGCAGCTGCTCGACTCCGCCAAGGAGGTCGAGACGCGCGAGCAGATCGCCGCCACGGCCGGCATCTCCGCGGGCGACGCGTCCATCGGCGAGCTCATCGCCGAGGCCATGGACAAGGTCGGCAAGGAGGGCGTGATCACGGTCGAGGAGAGCAACACCTTCGGCCTGGAGCTCGAGCTCACCGAGGGCATGCGCTTCGACAAGGGCTACATCTCGCCCTACTTCGTCACGGACTCCGAGCGCATGGAGGCCGTCCTCGAGGACGCGTACGTCCTCTTCAACGAGGGCAAGATCTCCTCGATCAAGGACCTGCTGCCGCTGCTCGAGAAGGTCACGCAGTCCGGCAAGCCCCTCGTGATCATCTCAGAGGACGTCGACGGCGAGGCCCTGGCCACGCTGGTCGTCAACAAGATCCGCGGCATCTTCCGCTCCGCCGCCGTCAAGGCGCCGGGCTTCGGCGACCGCCGCAAGGCGATGCTGCAGGACATGGCCATCCTCACCGGCGGCCAGGTCATCTCCGAGACGGTGGGCCTCAAGCTCGAGAGCACCGGCCTGGAGCTCCTCGGCAAGGCGCGCAAGGTCGTCATCACGAAGGACGAGACGACCATCGTCGAGGGCGCCGGCGACGCCGACCAGATCGCGGGCCGCGTGTCCGAGATCCGCGCGGAGATCGAGCGCAGCGACTCCGACTACGACCGCGAGAAGCTCCAGGAGCGCCTCGCGAAGCTCGCCGGCGGCGTCGCCGTCATCAAGGCGGGCGCGGCCACCGAGGTCGAGCTCAAGGAGCGCAAGCACCGCATCGAGGACGCCGTCCGCAACGCGAAGGCGGCCGTCGAGGAGGGCATCGTCGCCGGTGGTGGCGTGGCCCTCATCCAGGCCGGCAAGCTCGCCTTCGAGACGCTGCAGCTCACGGGCGACGAGGCCACCGGCGCCAACATCGTCAAGGTCGCCGTCGAGGCCCCGCTCAAGCAGATCGCGGTCAACGCCGGTCTCGAGGGCGGCGTCGTGGCGGAGAAGGTGCGCGGGCTCGAGGTCGGCCACGGCCTCAACGCCGCCACCGGCGAGTACGTCGACATGCTCGCCACCGGCATCAACGACCCGGTGAAGGTCACCCGCTCGGCGCTGCAGAACGCGGCGTCCATCGCGGCCCTGTTCCTCACCACCGAGGCCGTCATCGCCGACAAGCCGGAGAAGGCGGGCGCCGGTGCCGGCGCCGGTGCCGACGGCGGCATGGGCGGCATGGACTTCTGAGTCCAGCCACCCCGCCCGGGACGCCGCGCCGACGGCGCCCCGGGCCGCACGACCAGCACCACCGCGAGGGCGGTACCCACCTGGGTGCCGCCCTCGCGGCGTCCCGGGACCCGCCGTGTCGTGGACGACGAGCAGGCGCCCGTTCGCGCTCTCCACCCGTCCCCGACGGCGAACAGGCGCCTGTTCACGCTCTGCACCCGTCCCGGAGGACGAACAGGCGCCTGTTCGCGCTCTGCACCTGTCCCGGAGGACGAATAGGCGCCTGTTCGCGCTCGGGACCCGTCCCGGAGGACGAACGGGCGCCCGTTCGTGCCCCCGGCCCGGGCGTGGGCGGGGGCACCTCGGCCGCGCGCGACGTACCCTCCCGCGGTGACCGTGCTCGTCGACCCCCCGCGCTGGCCCGCGCACGGGCGGCTCTGGTCGCACCTCGTCAGCGACGTCTCCCTCGCCGAGCTGCACGCCTTCGCCGCCGCCGCCGGCATCCCGCGACGCGGGTTCGAGGGCGACCACTACGACGTCCCGGGGGAGCGGCTCGACGACCTCGTCGCCGCCGGCGCGGTGCCCGTCGCCGCGGGGGAGCTGCTGCGCCGCCTCGTCGGCAGCGGGCTCCGGGTGCCGAAGCAGCGCGGGCAGCACGTCCTCGCGAGCCGGCTCGCCCTGCGGCGCGACGGCGAGCAGGTGCACGTCGACCTCGTCCGCGCCGACCGCCTCCCGCCCGCGGCGACGACGACGGCGGTGCGAGGGCTCGTCGTCGTCCCCGGCGGCCTCCTCCTGCAGGCCCGCGACGGACGGCCCTGCGCGCTGCCGGCCGTGCGCCCCGGCGCCGGCCTGCCGCTCGGCTTCACGCGGCACCGCCCGCGGCCGGTCGCGGGCCGCGCCCCCGCCGACCTCTGGCGCCACGTGGCTCTCGTGGCGGCCGTCGAGCGCGACGTCGTGCCCGCGCCGGGGCTCCTGGCCGTCCCGGCGGACGCCGCCCGGGCCGCGTGCGGCGAGCCGCGGTGGTGGCCGCTCGTCGAGGTGGCCCTCGACGGCCCGCCCGCCGTCGACCCGCGCTGACGCCCCGTCGCCCGCCCGGGCCGTCGCAGGGCGCCCCGCCTACCGTGGCCCGGTGAGCTCCTCCGACGACCCGGGCGCGGCCCCCGCGGGCAGCCCCGCCGGCACCCCGCCCCGCCCCCGCGACTCCTCGCGCCTGTCCGCCCCCGCCCGCCGCCTCGTGCGGGCCGTCGTCACGGGGGACGTGCTCGACGTCGCGGAGCACGCGGCCCTCGTCGAGGACGCGGCCGCGGGCGCCGTCGTGACGTTCGGGGGCGTCGTGCGCGACCACGACCGCGGCCGCGGCGTCACCCGGCTCGAGTACTCCGCCCACCCGACGGCGGGCCGCGTCGTCGAGGAGGTCGCCCGCGAGGTCCTCGCCCAGCACCCCGTCGACGCCCTCGCCGTCAGCCACCGGACCGGGACGCTGGGCGTCGGGGACGTGGCCTTCGCCGTCGCCGTGTCCGCCGCGCACCGTCGCGAGGCCTTCGCCGCGTGCGAGGCCGTCGTCGAGGAGGTCAAGGCGCGGCTGCCCGTCTGGAAGCACCAGCTGCTCGCCGACGGGGGCGACGAGTGGGTGGGGATGCCCTGACCCGGGCCTTCGCGCGGGCCGCGCGCGGGCGGCGTCAGGGGAGGGGACGGCCGAAGGTGCGGGTCATCGGGTCGTCCGCCCAGGCGTAGGGCGGGGCCGGCTGCCACCCCTCCCGCTCGTAGAGGGCGATGGCCTCGGGCTGCAGCGTGCCGGTGACGAGCCGGAGGCTGTCCAGGCCCGCGGTGCGTCCTGCGTCCACGACGGCGCCCAGCAGGGCCGCCGCCACGCCCCGACGACGAGCCTCCGGCGGCACGAAGAGGCGCTTGACCTCGCCGACGCCGTCGCCCACCGCGGGCAGCGTGGCGAGGACCACGCAGCCGAGGGGCGTCCCGGCGTCGTCGACGGCGAGCAGCGTGGCCAGCGTCACGGGCGACCCGGCCGGTGCCGCCCCCGCGACCTCGGGCGGCTCGAGCGAGCCGTCGCCGTAGCGCCGCACCAGCTCGGCCTCGGCCGCGCGGACGAGCGCGGCGTGGCGCGGGTCGTCGCGCCCGACCGCCAGCACCCGGACCGGACGGCGGGCCGTGCCCGCCGGTCCGGCGACGGTGGCCTCAGCCACCGGCGAAGGGGGGCAGCACGTCGACGACGGGCGGCGCGGCCGGGTCCTGCGGGCCGACGACGAGGGCGGCGTCGCCCTCGGCGGCCACCTCGCCGACGAGGACCGTCGCCACCTCGAGCACGGGCCCGAGCGCGGGGTGCTCCGCGACGAGGGTGCGGCGGAGGTCCTCGACCGTCGGGACCCCCGTGCCTTCGGCGGGCACGTCGAGCAGGCGCTCCTCCGTGCCGGCCGCCGCGGCCGCGCCCGCGAAGAGCCGGACCCGCACCCGGGCGGACCGTCCCGTCGTCGCGGCGCCGGCCGCGACCTCTACCGCGCTCGTCACCTGCGTCACCCCGGTCACCCGCCGATCGCGCTCATGGACCGCGACGGGCGCGCGAAGCCGCTCGCCGTCACGGGCTCCGCCTCGCCGACGCCGTGCGCCGGCGCCTTGCCCCACATCGCGGCCCGCCAGACGTCGGCCACCTCGTCGTCGGAGGCGCCGCCGCGCAGGAGGGCGCGCAGGTCCGTCTCCGACGTCGAGAAGAGGCAGCTGCGGACCTGGCCGTCGGCCGTCAGGCGCGTGCGGTCGCACGCCTCGCAGAACGGGCGCGTCACCGAGGCGATGACCCCCACGCGGCCGAGCGGCGCCGAGGTCGGGTCCGCGCCGCGTGCCCGGACCCGGTAGGTCTGCGCCGGGGCACCGCCCCGGGCGGCCGGGTCGTCGTCCTCGAGGTCGAAGGCGGTGCGCAGGGAGGCGACGACGTCGTCCGCCGTGACGAGACCCTCGCGGGACCAGGCGCCCTGGGCGTCGATGGGCATCTGCTCGATGACGCGCAGCTCGTAGCCGGCGGCGAGCGCCCACGCCAGCAGCTCCGGCGCCTCGTCGTCGTTGACGCCGGGCAGCAGCACGGCGTTGACCTTGACCGGGCCGATCCCGGCGGCGGCCGCCGCCGCGACGCCCGCGAGCACGTCGGCGTGCCGGTCCCGGCGCGTGATGGCGGCGAAGCGCTCGGGGCGCAGCGTGTCGAGCGAGACGTTGATGCGCCGCAGGCCCGCCGCCGCGAGCGCGGCGGCACGCTTGTCGAGGCCGAGCGCGTTGGTCGTCATCGACGCCTCGACCGCGCGGCCGTCGGCCGTCCGCAGGGCGGTGGTCGCCGCGACGACGCGCTCGAGACCGCGCCGCAGCAGCGGCTCGCCGCCGGTGTACCGCACCTCGGTGACCCCCAGGTGCTCGACGGCCACCCGCACGAGCCGGACGACCTCGTCGTCGTCGAGCAGCTCGCCCGCCGGCATCCAGTCGAGGCCCTCGGGCGGCATGCAGTAGCCGCAGCGGAGGTTGCAGCGGTCCGTCAGCGAGACGCGGAGGTCCACCGCCGTGCGGCCGGACGGGTCGACGAGGCCGGGGACCGCCGGGCGGCCCGCGGTGGCCCGGGCGACGGCGCCGGCCCCCGGGGCGCCGGAGGGCCGTCGCACCGCGGGCATGCCGAGCGCGACCGCCGACGGCGCTGCGGGTCGGACGGTGGGAGCACTCATCGCGACCAGCGTACGTCCGCGACCGCCGCCCCTCCTGCGGGCCCGTCCGCCCCGGGCCGACGCCCGGGACGGACGAGAGCGCCGGTCAGAGCGCGAACATCCGCGCGTTGCGCTCCTCCACCTCGGCGTAGGAGGTGCCCGCCGCGGAGAGCGCGGCGTTGACCTGGTCCAGCGACGAGCGCACGCGCTCCTGCGTGCCGCGCCAGTCGGCGACGAGCGCCTGGAAGGAACCGGCCGCCTGCCCCTTCCAGCTGCCCTGGAGGTCCAGGAGGTGGCGCATCATCGCGTCGACCTCCGCCGCCAGCGCGGACGACGACGCCCGCACCGCCGCGCTCGCCTGCTGCACCTGCGCGCTGTCGACCTCGAACCTGCTCATGGCGCTCCCCTCGTCGTGGGCCCCGTCGGCCCCCTCGCGGCGGACCGTAGGGGCCGGACGACGACGCCCGCAGAGGTCGTCCACAGGCCCCGGCGCGGTGCTCGCACCGGGCCGTCGGCGGGCCCCCGGACGCCACGACGGGCCGGTGCGCCGCGGCGCACCGGCCCGTCGTGGGTCGGGGGTCGGCGGGCGGTCCCGCCGACGGGTCAGCCGTCCTCGCGCGTCCCGAGGGTGGCCGTCACGGTCTGCGAGGCGCCGTCCCGCACGACGGTGAGGTCGACCGGCGTGCCGGGCGCCCGCTCGCGCAGCTGGGCGGTGAGGGACTCGGCCCCGTCGACGGGCGTGCCGTCGACGGCCGTCACCGCGTCGCCGGCCTGCAGGCCGGCGTCGGCCGCCGGGGTGCCGGCGGTGACGTCCTGCACGCCCGCCGCGAGCCGGCTCGTCCCGTCGGCCGTGGCTGTCGTGTCCGAGAGGGAGACGCCGAGCCAGGCGTGCGACGCGGTGCCGTTCGAGATGAGCTCGTCGGCGATCCGCGTGGCCTCGTCCGCCGGGATGGCGAAGCCGAGGCCGATGGAGCCGGCCGACTCCGACGTGCTGGCGATGCTCGAGTTGATGCCGACGACGGAGCCGGAGGCGTCGACGAGCGCGCCGCCGGAGTTGCCGGGGTTGATGGCCGCGTCGGTCTGGATCGCGTTGGTGACGACCTGCTCGGCCTGCTGCTGCGGCTGCTGCTGGCCCCCGAAGGGCAGACCCTGCAGGCCCTCCTGCTGCTGGCCGCCGCTGCTCTCCTGCGTCGTCGTCACCGGCCGGTCGACCGCCGAGACGATGCCGGTCGTCACGGTGTCGCTGAGGCCGAGCGGGTTGCCCACCGCCATGACCGGCTGGCCGGGCTGGACGGCGGCGCTGCTGCCGAAGGTCGCGGCCTGCAGGTCGGAGGGGGCGTCGGCGATCTCGAGGACGGCGAGGTCCGTCGCCGCGTCCTCGCCGACGACGCTGATGTCGTCGTAGACGCGGCCGTCGGAGAGGACCACCCGCATCTGCTGCGGCGTCCCGCCGCCGTTGACCACGTGGTAGTTGGTCAGCACGTGCCCGGAGTCGTCGAGGACGACGCCGGAGCCCTCGCCGGAGCCGGACGAGCCGACCACCTGGATGGCGACGACGCTCGGCGCGACCTGGCCGGCCACGGCCTGCCAGTCGACGGCGTCGGTCGTGACGGCCTGCGGCGCCGCGGCGCTGCCCGAGGACGACGACGACGAGGAGGAGGGCGCGAGGGCCGCCGCGGCGCCGGCGTCGCGGGTGAGGGCGCCGACGCCGAGGGCACCGCCGCCGCCCACGAGGGCGGCCACGAGGCCGACGGCCACGACCGCGGCCCAGCCGGGGCGTCGGGACGGGCGCCGGGCCGGCGGCGTGGGGGAGGCCCCCGACGCGCCGTGGCCGCCCGAGCCGCCGCCGACCGCCCAGGGGTCGTGCGGGGCGGGCGCCGCGGGCGGGCCCGCCGGAGCGGTCTCCCAGGGCGCGCGCTGCGGCGCCTGCTGGCCCTGCTGGGGGACGCCCGGGTAGCCCGTGGGCGAGGGGGAGGGCGTGCCGTACGGCGCCTGCCCCGCCGGGGCGGCCGGGCGGGCGTACGGGTCGTGCCCCGGCCGGCCCGACGGGGAGGGCTGCCCGGCGTAGCGGCCGTCGCCGCGCTGCGCCTCGGCCCACTGCGCCCACGGGTCCGACGTCGGCCACGGCGAGGAGCCCTGCGGCTCGGCGGGGCCCGACGGGGTGCTGCTGCGGTCGGTGTGCTGGCTCACGGTGTCCTCCTGGCGGCGGCCGGGACGGTCCGTCCCGGGCATGGCACCAGTAGAGGCCCCGTGGATCGGGGGACCCGGGGAGAACCCTGGACCTTTGCTATGAACGCTCGGGCGTCGGTCCGGCGACGCCGGGGGCGCCGCCGGCGGCGTCGTCGCCACGACCCCCGTCGGGGTCGACGACCTCGCCGTCGACGACCTCGCCGTCGACCTCGTCGACGGGCCCGACGTCGAGGAGCTCGGGCTCGGGGTCGGCCGCGGGGACGGCCACCTCGACGGTGGTGCCGCCGCCCGGCGTCGGGACGACGCGCGCCGCGCCGCCGTGCGCGCGCACGAGTGCGGCGACGATCGCGAGTCCGAGACCGCTGCCGCCGCCGGAGCCCCGGGCCCGGGAGGTGTCCGCGCGGTAGAAGCGCTCGAAGACCCGCTCGGCGTCCTCGGCCGGGATGCCCGCGCCGTGGTCGACGACCTGCCACGTGGCCCAGCGGCCGCCGTCGTGCTCGCGGACGCCGACGCCGATCTCCAGCGGCGTGCCGTCCGGCGTGTGCCGCACGGCGTTCCCGACGAGGTTCGTCAGCACCTGGCGTAGCCGGGCGTCGTCGCCGACCACGGGCGCGGGGGAGGGGCCCCGGGCGCCGTCGAGGCCGGCGAGGCGCACGGTGCGGGTGGGCGCGAGGGCGGTGAGGTCGTGGACGGCGTCGGCGGCGATGACGAGCAGGTCGACGGGGTCCCGGCGCAGCGGCCGCTGCTCGTCGAGCCGGGTGAGCGCGAGGAGGTCCTCGACGAGCCCGCCCAGCCGGGCCGACTCCGCCTCCACGCGGGCGAAGGCCGCGGTGACGTCCTCCGGCTCGCGGACGGCGCCCTGGCGGTGGAGCTCGGCGAAGCCCCGGATGGCGGCCAGCGGCGTGCGCAGCTCGTGGCTCGCGTCGGCGACGAAGCGCCGCATCCGCGCCTCGGACGCCTCGCGGGCGGCGAGCGACGTCTCGATCCGGTCCAGGAGCGTGTTGAGCGTCTGGCCGAGCCGGCCCACCTCCGTGCCCGGCCACGCGTCGGGGACGCGGCGGCTCGTCTCGCCGCGCCCGTAGGCGTCGGCGACGGCCTCGACCTCGCGCAGCGGCCGCAGCGAGCGGCGGACGGCGACGCGGCCGGTGACGGCGGCGGCGAGGAGGACGACGAAGGCCGTGAGCCAGAAAAGGGAGCGTGCCTCCTGCACGGCCTCGTCCACCTGGGTCAGGGGGAAGGCGATGGAGGTGACCGCCGTGGTGCCACGCACCGTGGTGGGGATGGAGATGACGCGCCAAGGGGTGCCGTCCTCGCCCGTGGCGTCGAAGGGCTGCTGGACCCGCTCCCGGGCCGTCTCGTAGTCGACGTCGGTCAGGTCCGGGAGGTCGGCCTCCCGGGATGCCAGCCGGAAGAGCGGCTCACCCGCCTGGTTCCCGACGAGGACGACGTAGTCGGTCGGGATGCTCGGCTGCTGGGCGCCGTTGGTCTCGAACAGGATGTTCAGCTCGTCGACGACGGCCTGGCTCGTGCTCTGGCTCGTCAGCCGGCTGTCGACGTCGTCCACCAGCACCCCGCGCAGCAGCGTCGTCGTCGCCACGCCCGTGACGAGCAGCGCGAGGAGCAGCAGCCCGGCGAGCAGGACGACGAGCTTGGTGCGGAGCGGGAAGAGGTCCCACCACCGGGCCGCCGGCCAGCGGCGGCCGTCGGGCGGCAGCGACTTGGGGGAGCGCGCGGGCAGCCGCTCGCGGACGCCCGCGGGCAGGCGCTCGGTGAGCTGCTCGTAGCGGCCGGGGCTCACGCCGTCTCGGGCGGGAGGCGGAGGACGTAGCCCACGCCGCGGCGGGTGTGGATGAGCGGCGCCACCGGCTTGCCGTCGAGGTCGGTCCCCGTGTCGATCTTGCGGCGCAGGTAGGAGATGTAGGACTCGACGATCCCGGCCTCGCCGTTGAAGTCGTAGTTCCACACGTGGTCGAGGATCTGCGCCTTGGACAGCACCCGGTTGGGGTTGAGCAGCAGGTAGCGCAGGAGCTTGAACTCGGTGGGGGAGAGCTCGACGTCGCGCCCGCCGCGGCGGACCTCGTGGCTGTCCTCGTCCATCTGGAGGTCGGCGAAGACGAGATGGCCCTGCGACGGTGCCCCGGCCCCGCCCCCCGTCCGGCGGAGGATGGCGCGGATGCGGGCCACGACCTCCTCGAGGCTGAAGGGCTTGGTGACGTAGTCGTCGCCGCCGACGGTGAGGCCCTGCACGCGGTCGGCGAGGTCGTCCTTGGCGGTGAGGAAGAGGACCGGGGTGTCCCGCCCGCGCTCGCGGAGCCGGCGGGTCACGGCGAAGCCGTCGAGGTCCGGCATCATCACGTCGAGGACGAGGAGGTCCGGGCGGACCCGCTCGGCCTGGCGGAGGGCCTCGTGGCCGTCCGGGGCGGTGTGGACCTCGAAGCCCGCGTAGCGCAGGGAGGTCGACAGCAGCTCGCGGATGTTCGGCTCGTCGTCGACGACGAGGAGCCGCGCCTCCGCGGGGGGTCCGCCCGGGGTGCTCATGCCGGTCAGTGTGCGCGCGACGGCTGGAGACCGCCTGCCCGGTACCTGGGCGTCACCTGGGGGCGGGCTGTGCCGGCCCGGCCTCGCCGGCCCGCGGGCGGGGCGTGCGCGCCGACGGCTCCGGGGCCGAGCGGCACGACTCCTCGACACCGGCGGGCGAGAGCGCGTGCGCCGTCACCATGGCGGCGGCGCCGGTGACCGCGGCGCGGTCGCCCATCGTCGAGCGGACGACCCGCAGGTCCTCGGTCGCCAGGGGCAACGAGCGCGCCCGCACGACCTCGCGGGCCCCGACGAGCAGCTCGTCGGCGACCTCGGCCAGCGTGCCGCCGAGGACGACGACCCCCGGGTCGAGGATGCTCACGCAGGTCGCGAGGACGAGGCCGAGGTCGCGCCCGGCGCTGCGGACGGCCGCGACGGCGTCGGGCTGCCGCGCGCGGACGAGCCCGACGACGTCGGTGACGTCGTCCGCGGCGAGGCCGCGGGACCGCAGCTGCCGGGCGAGCGCCGCGCCGCCCGCGACCGCTTCGAGGCAGCCGCGGTGGCCGCAGCTGCAGCCGGCGTCCTCGCGCCCGGGCACCTGGACGTGGCCGAGGTCGCCCGCGGCCCCGCGCGCCCCGCGGTCGAGCTGCCCGCCGGAGACGATGCCGGCGCCCACGCCGGTCGAGACCTTGACGACGAGCAGGTGCTCCTCGTCGGGCCAGGCGTGCACGTGCTCGCCGAGGGCCATGAGGTTGACGTCGTTGTCGACGAGGACGACGCCGGGCAGCACCCGGCCGACGATGCCGACGACGTCGGCGCCGTCCCAGCCCGGCATGATCGGCGGCCGCACGGGTCGTCCCGTGGCGTGGTCGACGGGGCCGGGCAGGCCGATGCCCGTGCCGACGAGGTCGTCGGTCGAGCGCCCCGCCTCGGCGAGCAGCTCGGTGGCCGTCGTCGTGAGCCAGCCGAGGACCGCCTCGGGCCCGTCCGCGATGGACAGGGCCGACGCCCGCACCGCGAGCGGAGTCCCGGCCAGGTCGGTGACCTCGACGCGCCCGTGCCGGGCCCCCAGGTCGGCGGCCAGCACGACGCGCGACGAGGGCGCGAAGGCGAAGCGGCCGGGGGGTCGGCCGCCCGTGGAGATGGCCTCGCCCGCGGTCTCGACGAGGCCGCAGCGCACGAGGCGGTCCAGGCGGGCGCCGACGGCGGAGCGCGACAGCCCCGTGGCCTCGACGAGGTCGCCGCGGGTGCGCGCGCGGCCGTCGCGCAGCAGCTGGAAGAGCTCGCCGGCCCCGTGCGGGCCGGCCGCGAGCGCCGGGGCGCCGTCCGACCGGCCGTGGTGCGCGAGCGTCACCGCCGAGCCGTCCCAGGCTCCGTCCACGGCGTCCTCCAGGTGTGCTGTCGCGGTGTGCGCGGGTACGCAGGCCTCCAGGGTGCACCGGGGGTGGCCCCCTGGTCCCGAGGGCCCCGCCGGCGGCGCACATCCTCGCGCCTGGCCCGCCCCCGTGGCGCCTCGGCTCGCCGTGGCGGTCCCCGGTGTGTCGCGCGCGACCCGCGGGGCGGGGACGCCGGGCCCAGGTCGGGCACCGGACCTTGCCAGGGAACTGCCAGGGGCCCGCCCGGGCCTGGGAGGACGTCGGGAGGCGCGCGGAGGCCGCGCCGGTCCGCGCGGCGGCCTGCGGACGGCCTCGGCGACAAGGGCTGCTACGCAGCCCTTTCCACACCGTCACGGGGCGTGCCGACCGTCACGTGCTGTGCCGCAGCGGTGGCCTCGGGCCGTGCCCGAGGCCGCCAGGCTTTTGCTTGACCCCGGCCGAAGTGCCCTCCTACCGTCGAGAGCTCTTGCAGGGCAGGGGTCCACAGCCGCCGGTCGACGACGACCCGGCGCCCTTGCGCGTCGCCGTGCCGCCCGGGCCGTCGACCCGCCAGGACGGCGGGCGGTGGCGGGCGTCGGCTGCAGGGGAGATCGCGGGAGGGAGCGGCCAGGACCACTGCCGTCGCCCGACGACGGGCGGCCACGACGAAGGAGCACGCCTGTGACCACGACTGTCCCGCCGGGCGCCACCGCGCCCGGCCCGCGCGGGCCCTCGGCCCGCTCATCACGGCCCTCCGGCCGCGCGGCCCGTGCCTGCGCGATCGGCGCGGCCGCCGCCACCGCGGTGGCCCTCATGGGGGCGCCCGCCGCCTCCGCCGTCCCCGCCGCCGCCGACGGCCCGCAGGCCGGGGCGGCGGCGACCGACCGGGGCCCCAGCGGCAAGCGCCCCACCTTCGAGCGTCCCGGCCGGGACGCCTGGAAGGCCGCGCAGCCCGCGGTGCCGCCGACCACCCCGCCCGCCGAGCCGCCGGCCCCGGCCGAGGACGTGTCCGTCCTCGTCTTCACCGAGACGGCCGGCTTCCGCCACTCGTCCATCGAGACGGGCGTGGCCGCGGTCGAGGCGATGGGGG
This genomic interval from Pseudokineococcus lusitanus contains the following:
- a CDS encoding cold-shock protein, with the translated sequence MAQGSVKWFNAEKGYGFITVDGGGPDVFVHWSAIQMDGYRSLEEGQQVEFEVGQGQKGPQAEAVRPASA
- the groL gene encoding chaperonin GroEL (60 kDa chaperone family; promotes refolding of misfolded polypeptides especially under stressful conditions; forms two stacked rings of heptamers to form a barrel-shaped 14mer; ends can be capped by GroES; misfolded proteins enter the barrel where they are refolded when GroES binds); protein product: MAKIISFDEEARRGLERGMNQLADAVKVTLGPKGRNVVLEKKWGAPTITNDGVSIAKEIELEDPYEKIGAELVKEVAKKTDDVAGDGTTTATVLAQAMVREGLRNVAAGANPMALKRGIEQAVEAVSAQLLDSAKEVETREQIAATAGISAGDASIGELIAEAMDKVGKEGVITVEESNTFGLELELTEGMRFDKGYISPYFVTDSERMEAVLEDAYVLFNEGKISSIKDLLPLLEKVTQSGKPLVIISEDVDGEALATLVVNKIRGIFRSAAVKAPGFGDRRKAMLQDMAILTGGQVISETVGLKLESTGLELLGKARKVVITKDETTIVEGAGDADQIAGRVSEIRAEIERSDSDYDREKLQERLAKLAGGVAVIKAGAATEVELKERKHRIEDAVRNAKAAVEEGIVAGGGVALIQAGKLAFETLQLTGDEATGANIVKVAVEAPLKQIAVNAGLEGGVVAEKVRGLEVGHGLNAATGEYVDMLATGINDPVKVTRSALQNAASIAALFLTTEAVIADKPEKAGAGAGAGADGGMGGMDF
- a CDS encoding DUF4031 domain-containing protein — translated: MTVLVDPPRWPAHGRLWSHLVSDVSLAELHAFAAAAGIPRRGFEGDHYDVPGERLDDLVAAGAVPVAAGELLRRLVGSGLRVPKQRGQHVLASRLALRRDGEQVHVDLVRADRLPPAATTTAVRGLVVVPGGLLLQARDGRPCALPAVRPGAGLPLGFTRHRPRPVAGRAPADLWRHVALVAAVERDVVPAPGLLAVPADAARAACGEPRWWPLVEVALDGPPAVDPR
- a CDS encoding molybdenum cofactor biosynthesis protein MoaE; this translates as MSSSDDPGAAPAGSPAGTPPRPRDSSRLSAPARRLVRAVVTGDVLDVAEHAALVEDAAAGAVVTFGGVVRDHDRGRGVTRLEYSAHPTAGRVVEEVAREVLAQHPVDALAVSHRTGTLGVGDVAFAVAVSAAHRREAFAACEAVVEEVKARLPVWKHQLLADGGDEWVGMP
- a CDS encoding GNAT family N-acetyltransferase, giving the protein MAEATVAGPAGTARRPVRVLAVGRDDPRHAALVRAAEAELVRRYGDGSLEPPEVAGAAPAGSPVTLATLLAVDDAGTPLGCVVLATLPAVGDGVGEVKRLFVPPEARRRGVAAALLGAVVDAGRTAGLDSLRLVTGTLQPEAIALYEREGWQPAPPYAWADDPMTRTFGRPLP
- a CDS encoding MoaD/ThiS family protein; amino-acid sequence: MTSAVEVAAGAATTGRSARVRVRLFAGAAAAAGTEERLLDVPAEGTGVPTVEDLRRTLVAEHPALGPVLEVATVLVGEVAAEGDAALVVGPQDPAAPPVVDVLPPFAGG
- the moaA gene encoding GTP 3',8-cyclase MoaA; this encodes MSAPTVRPAAPSAVALGMPAVRRPSGAPGAGAVARATAGRPAVPGLVDPSGRTAVDLRVSLTDRCNLRCGYCMPPEGLDWMPAGELLDDDEVVRLVRVAVEHLGVTEVRYTGGEPLLRRGLERVVAATTALRTADGRAVEASMTTNALGLDKRAAALAAAGLRRINVSLDTLRPERFAAITRRDRHADVLAGVAAAAAAGIGPVKVNAVLLPGVNDDEAPELLAWALAAGYELRVIEQMPIDAQGAWSREGLVTADDVVASLRTAFDLEDDDPAARGGAPAQTYRVRARGADPTSAPLGRVGVIASVTRPFCEACDRTRLTADGQVRSCLFSTSETDLRALLRGGASDDEVADVWRAAMWGKAPAHGVGEAEPVTASGFARPSRSMSAIGG
- a CDS encoding WXG100 family type VII secretion target, producing the protein MSRFEVDSAQVQQASAAVRASSSALAAEVDAMMRHLLDLQGSWKGQAAGSFQALVADWRGTQERVRSSLDQVNAALSAAGTSYAEVEERNARMFAL